Proteins encoded by one window of Candidatus Neomarinimicrobiota bacterium:
- a CDS encoding GNAT family N-acetyltransferase, giving the protein MKGPSSKEEISHRLSTKILTTAEELEQAKAIRRAVFIDEQSVPLEIEMDDYDESATHVLAFLNGEPAGTARWRYTKSGTKLERFAVPKSLRGRGIGKSLVMFVLEQVKGADQIYLHAQSNVISFYEKYGFSCVGDQFYEADIPHRKMVYLSQKATERR; this is encoded by the coding sequence ATGAAAGGGCCGTCCTCTAAAGAAGAGATCTCCCACAGACTAAGTACGAAGATTCTGACAACAGCTGAGGAACTTGAGCAGGCCAAGGCCATTCGGCGGGCCGTTTTCATCGACGAGCAATCAGTGCCTCTGGAAATTGAGATGGATGATTACGACGAATCGGCCACCCACGTACTCGCTTTTCTTAACGGTGAACCTGCCGGAACCGCCAGGTGGCGTTACACGAAGTCAGGGACAAAGCTTGAGAGGTTTGCAGTCCCTAAATCGCTGAGGGGGAGAGGGATCGGAAAAAGTCTGGTCATGTTTGTCCTTGAACAAGTGAAGGGAGCAGATCAAATCTATTTGCATGCTCAGTCCAATGTGATATCATTCTATGAAAAGTACGGTTTCTCCTGCGTTGGTGATCAGTTCTACGAGGCCGACATCCCTCACAGGAAGATGGTTTATCTTTCCCAAAAAGCGACGGAAAGGAGATAA